The following coding sequences lie in one Glycine max cultivar Williams 82 chromosome 19, Glycine_max_v4.0, whole genome shotgun sequence genomic window:
- the LOC100786482 gene encoding ABC transporter G family member 39 isoform X1, producing the protein MASALAGDDLAVSTSSRRSWTTASFRDAWTAAPDVFNVSGRHVYEDDEEELKWAAIDRLPTFERMRKGVLKHVLDDGHVMLDEVDVSNLCLHDKKLLIDSILKIVEEDNEKFLRRLRNRVDRVGIEIPKIEVRCENLSVEGDVHVGSRALPTLLNATLNAFESVLGMFHLAPSKKREIQILKDVSGIVKPSRMTLLLGPPSSGKTTLLLALAGKLDRDLRVCSHFLLINQFTSIVSPHHHMSILFNHKVSFMLRCDQVSGRITYCGHELNEFVPQKTCAYISQHDIHYGEMTVRETLDFSGRCLGVGTRYEALVELSRREREAGIKPDPEIDAFMKAIALSGQKTNLVTDYVLKILGLDICADIVVGDEMRRGISGGQKKRVTTGEMLVGPAKALFMDEISTGLDSSTTFQICKFMRQMVHVMDVTMVISLLQPAPETFELFDDIILLSEGQIVYQGPRENGLEFFEHMGFKCPERKGVTDFLQEVTSKKDQQQYWSRKDEPYRYVSVSEFVQAFSSFDIGEQLATELGVPYDKRQAHPAALVKDKYGITNWELFKACFSREWLLMKRSSFVYIFKTTQITIMSIITFTVFLRTEMSVGTVEDGQKFFGALFFSLINVMFNGMAELSMTVFRLPVFYKQRDFRFYPAWAFGLPIWLLRIPLSIMESGIWIALTYYTIGFAPSASRFIRQFLALFAIHQMALSLFRFLAAAGRTLVVANTLGTLSLQLVFVLGGFVIAKDDIEPWMMWGYYLSPMMYGQNAIVMNEFLDKRWSKPNTDPRINAPTVGKVLLKSRGFYTEEYWFWICIGALLGFSLLFNLLFIVALTYLNPLGYSKAVIADEGDKKNNKSSSSQHILEGTDMAVKESSEMASSLNQEPRRGMVLPFQPLSLAFNHISYYVDMPAEMRSRGINKDRLQLLQDVSGAFRPGILTALVGVSGAGKTTLMDVLAGRKTGGYIEGSISISGYPKNQATFARISGYCEQNDIHSPHVTVYESLLFSAWLRLPSDVNAQKRKMFVEEVMELVELNQIRDALVGLPGVDGLSTEQRKRLTIAVELVANPSIIFMDEPTSGLDARAAAIVMRTVRNTVDTGRTVVCTIHQPSIDIFEAFDEILLMKRGGQVIYAGPLGRHSHKLIEYFEGIPGVPKIKDGYNPASWMLDISSTTMEANLEVDFAEIYAKSTLYRRNQELIEELSTPVPDSKDLHFPTKYSQSFFVQCKANFWKQYWSYWRYPQYNAVRFFMTIVVGVMFGVIFWNKAKKTHKQQDLMNLLGGMYAAMLFLGAMNASSVQPVVAIERTIFYRERAAGMYSALPYAFGQVAIEAIYNAIQTAVYSLILYSMIGFDWKATSFFWFYYYILMCFMYFTLYGMMIVALTPGHQVAAICMSFFLSFWNLFSGFIIPRTQIPVWWRWYYWASPVSWTLYGLITSQLGDKNAELEIPGAGSMGLKEFLKQNLGFDYDFLPVVAAAHVGWVILFMFVFAYGIKFLNFQRR; encoded by the exons ATGGCATCGGCACTGGCGGGGGATGATTTGGCCGTATCAACTAGCAGTCGCCGGAGCTGGACAACGGCGAGTTTCAGGGATGCATGGACGGCAGCGCCGGACGTGTTCAACGTGAGCGGCCGCCACGTGTATGAGGACGACGAGGAAGAGCTCAAATGGGCTGCCATAGACCGCTTGCCAACTTTTGAACGCATGAGAAAAGGCGTCCTCAAGCACGTGCTCGACGATGGACATGTGATGCTCGATGAAGTCGATGTTTCCAACCTTTGCTTACATGACAAGAAGCTCTTAATTGACAGCATACTTAAGATTGTCGAGGAAGACAATGAAAAATTCCTACGCAGACTTAGAAATAGAGTTGATAG AGTAGGGATTGAAATTCCGAAGATTGAAGTTCGGTGCGAGAATTTATCTGTGGAGGGTGATGTGCATGTTGGGAGTAGAGCACTTCCTACCCTGCTTAATGCTACTCTCAATGCTTTTGAG AGTGTTCTGGGAATGTTTCACCTTGCACCATCCAAGAAGAGGGAAATCCAGATTCTTAAAGATGTTAGTGGAATCGTTAAACCCTCAAG GATGACTCTCCTTTTGGGTCCTCCATCTTCGGGGAAAACAACATTGCTTTTGGCGCTTGCAGGGAAACTTGATCGTGATTTAAGGGTTTGTTCTCATTTTCTGCTTATAAATCAGTTTACTTCAATCGTATCTCCTCATCATCATATGAGTATTTTGTTTAACCACAAAGTGAGCTTTATGTTGAGATGTGATCAGGTGTCTGGGAGGATCACTTACTGTGGCCATGAGCTAAATGAATTTGTTCCACAAAAAACCTGTGCCTATATCAGTCAACACGACATTCACTATGGAGAAATGACAGTGAGAGAGACATTAGATTTTTCAGGACGTTGTCTAGGTGTTGGTACTAGGTATGAAGCATTAGTGGAACTGTCAAGAAGGGAGAGAGAAGCAGGAATAAAGCCAGACCCTGAGATTGATGCATTCATGAAGGCTATAGCCTTGTCAGGTCAAAAAACCAATTTGGTAACAGATTATGTACTCAAG ATCCTTGGATTGGATATTTGTGCCGACATTGTGGTTGGAGATGAGATGAGAAGAGGCATCTCTGGTGGACAGAAGAAGCGAGTAACAAcag GGGAGATGCTGGTAGGACCGGCAAAGGCACTATTTATGGATGAAATATCAACAGGATTAGACAGTTCCACCACCTTTCAGATATGCAAGTTCATGAGGCAAATGGTTCATGTAATGGACGTAACCATGGTGATTTCGCTTCTACAACCCGCACCAGAGACATTTGAACTCTTTGATGACATTATCCTACTTTCAGAAGGTCAAATTGTATATCAAGGTCCACGTGAGAATGGGTTAGAGTTCTTTGAACACATGGGTTTCAAGTGTCCTGAGAGAAAAGGAGTTACTGATTTTTTACAAGAAGTAACATCCAAGAAAGACCAGCAACAATATTGGTCTAGAAAAGATGAACCTTACAGATATGTTTCCGTTTCAGAATTTGTGCAAGCCTTTAGTTCATTTGACATAGGAGAGCAACTTGCCACTGAGCTTGGAGTTCCCTATGATAAGAGACAAGCCCACCCAGCTGCCTTAGTGAAAGACAAGTATGGTATAACAAACTGGGAACTATTTAAGGCATGTTTTTCAAGGGAATGGCTACTCATGAAGCGCAGttcttttgtttatatattcAAGACAACACAGATAACAATCATGTCTATTATTACATTTACTGTGTTCCTTAGAACAGAAATGTCAGTGGGAACTGTTGAAGATGGACAAAAATTCTTTGGAGCATTATTCTTTTCGCTAATAAACGTGATGTTTAATGGGATGGCAGAACTATCTATGACTGTTTTTAGGCTTCCTGTCTTTTACAAACAAAGGGATTTCAGGTTCTACCCTGCATGGGCATTTGGTTTGCCTATATGGCTTCTCAGGATCCCTCTGTCCATTATGGAATCAGGGATATGGATTGCCCTTACATATTACACCATAGGGTTTGCTCCTTCTGCTAGCAG ATTTATCCGGCAATTCTTGGCATTATTTGCCATTCATCAGATGGCTCTCTCTTTATTTCGGTTCCTTGCTGCAGCTGGTAGAACACTAGTTGTTGCTAATACACTGGGTACCTTGTCCCTGCAATTGGTATTTGTGCTAGGAGGTTTTGTTATTGCCAAAG ATGACATTGAGCCATGGATGATGTGGGGCTATTATCTATCTCCTATGATGTATGGTCAGAATGCCATAGTAATGAATGAATTCTTAGATAAAAGATGGAGTAAA CCAAATACAGACCCTAGAATTAATGCACCTACAGTTGGAAAGGTGCTTCTCAAATCTAGAGGCTTCTATACAGAAGAGTATTGGTTTTGGATCTGCATTGGAGCCTTGCTTGggttttctcttctcttcaatCTCTTATTCATTGTTGCTTTAACTTATTTGAATC CTTTGGGTTATTCAAAAGCAGTCATTGCCGATGAAGGTGACAAAAAGAATAACAAGTCATCCTCTAGCCAACATATTCTTGAAG GAACAGACATGGCagtgaaagaatcttcagaaatgGCTAGTTCTTTGAACCAAGAACCAAGAAGGGGAATGGTTCTACCATTTCAACCTCTTTCACTTGCATTCAATCATATTAGCTACTATGTAGATATGCCTGCA GAAATGAGGAGTCGAGGAATCAATAAAGATCGACTTCAACTACTACAAGATGTTAGTGGTGCTTTTAGACCAGGAATTTTGACAGCACTTGTGGGTGTTAGTGGTGCTGGAAAGACAACCCTTATGGATGTATTAGCTGGAAGAAAAACAGGAGGATACATTGAAGGAAGTATTAGCATCTCAGGTTACCCAAAGAACCAAGCAACATTTGCTCGTATCAGCGGTTATTGTGAACAAAATGACATCCATTCTCCACATGTTACTGTATATGAATCACTATTATTTTCAGCATGGCTTCGCCTTCCTTCAGATGTAAATGCACAAAAGCGAAAG ATGTTTGTTGAAGAAGTTATGGAGTTGGTTGAGCTTAACCAAATCAGAGATGCACTAGTGGGTCTTCCAGGAGTGGATGGTCTATCAACAGAACAAAGGAAAAGGCTTACTATTGCGGTAGAATTGGTTGCCAACCCTTCAATTATCTTCATGGATGAACCAACATCTGGCCTTGATGCTAGAGCTGCTGCTATTGTCATGCGAACTGTGAGAAATACAGTAGACACAGGGAGAACCGTTGTGTGCACAATTCATCAACCAAGCATAGACATTTTTGAAGCTTTTGATGAG ATTTTGTTGATGAAAAGAGGAGGACAAGTTATCTATGCTGGACCTCTTGGTCGTCACTCACACAAGCTAATAGAATATTTTGAA GGTATCCCAGGGGTTCCAAAAATCAAGGATGGTTATAATCCTGCCTCATGGATGCTTGATATCAGCTCTACAACAATGGAGGCTAATCTTGAGGTAGATTTTGCAGAGATTTATGCTAAGTCTACCCTCTACCG GAGGAATCAAGAACTTATTGAGGAGCTCAGTACCCCAGTACCAGATTCCAAGGACTTGCACTTCCCAACCAAATATTCCCAATCGTTTTTTGTTCAGTGCAAAGCTAATTTCTGGAAACAATATTGGTCCTACTGGAGATATCCTCAGTATAATGCTGTCCGATTCTTTATGACAATTGTTGTGGGAGTAATGTTTGGTGTGATTTTCTGGAATAAAGCCAAAAAGAC CCATAAACAACAAGATTTGATGAATCTTTTGGGAGGCATGTATGCTGCTATGCTTTTTCTTGGAGCCATGAATGCTTCATCAGTGCAACCAGTTGTTGCCATTGAAAGAACTATCTTCTATCGTGAAAGAGCAGCAGGGATGTACTCTGCATTGCCCTATGCATTTGGCCAG GTGGCAATAGAGGCAATTTATAATGCAATTCAAACAGCAGTTTACTCTCTTATCCTTTACTCAATGATTGGGTTTGATTGGAAGGcaacaagcttcttttggttCTACTACTATATATTAATGTGCTTTATGTACTTCACGTTGTATGGAATGATGATTGTAGCACTAACACCGGGTCACCAGGTTGCTGCAATTTGTATGTCCTTCTTCTTGAGTTTCTGGAACTTGTTCTCTGGCTTTATCATTCCTAGGACG CAAATTCCTGTGTGGTGGAGATGGTATTATTGGGCTTCTCCTGTTTCTTGGACACTATATGGCCTTATTACCTCACAACTGGGTGACAAAAATGCAGAATTGGAGATACCAGGTGCTGGAAGCATGGGATTGAAGGAATTCCTTAAACAAAACTTGGGTTTTGACTATGATTTCCTTCCCGTTGTTGCTGCTGCTCATGTAGGCTGGGTTATCCTCTTCATGTTCGTTTTTGCCTATGGCATCAAATTCTTGAATTTCCAAAGGAGATAG
- the LOC100786482 gene encoding ABC transporter G family member 39 isoform X2, with the protein MASALAGDDLAVSTSSRRSWTTASFRDAWTAAPDVFNVSGRHVYEDDEEELKWAAIDRLPTFERMRKGVLKHVLDDGHVMLDEVDVSNLCLHDKKLLIDSILKIVEEDNEKFLRRLRNRVDRVGIEIPKIEVRCENLSVEGDVHVGSRALPTLLNATLNAFESVLGMFHLAPSKKREIQILKDVSGIVKPSRMTLLLGPPSSGKTTLLLALAGKLDRDLRVSGRITYCGHELNEFVPQKTCAYISQHDIHYGEMTVRETLDFSGRCLGVGTRYEALVELSRREREAGIKPDPEIDAFMKAIALSGQKTNLVTDYVLKILGLDICADIVVGDEMRRGISGGQKKRVTTGEMLVGPAKALFMDEISTGLDSSTTFQICKFMRQMVHVMDVTMVISLLQPAPETFELFDDIILLSEGQIVYQGPRENGLEFFEHMGFKCPERKGVTDFLQEVTSKKDQQQYWSRKDEPYRYVSVSEFVQAFSSFDIGEQLATELGVPYDKRQAHPAALVKDKYGITNWELFKACFSREWLLMKRSSFVYIFKTTQITIMSIITFTVFLRTEMSVGTVEDGQKFFGALFFSLINVMFNGMAELSMTVFRLPVFYKQRDFRFYPAWAFGLPIWLLRIPLSIMESGIWIALTYYTIGFAPSASRFIRQFLALFAIHQMALSLFRFLAAAGRTLVVANTLGTLSLQLVFVLGGFVIAKDDIEPWMMWGYYLSPMMYGQNAIVMNEFLDKRWSKPNTDPRINAPTVGKVLLKSRGFYTEEYWFWICIGALLGFSLLFNLLFIVALTYLNPLGYSKAVIADEGDKKNNKSSSSQHILEAGTDMAVKESSEMASSLNQEPRRGMVLPFQPLSLAFNHISYYVDMPAEMRSRGINKDRLQLLQDVSGAFRPGILTALVGVSGAGKTTLMDVLAGRKTGGYIEGSISISGYPKNQATFARISGYCEQNDIHSPHVTVYESLLFSAWLRLPSDVNAQKRKMFVEEVMELVELNQIRDALVGLPGVDGLSTEQRKRLTIAVELVANPSIIFMDEPTSGLDARAAAIVMRTVRNTVDTGRTVVCTIHQPSIDIFEAFDEILLMKRGGQVIYAGPLGRHSHKLIEYFEGIPGVPKIKDGYNPASWMLDISSTTMEANLEVDFAEIYAKSTLYRRNQELIEELSTPVPDSKDLHFPTKYSQSFFVQCKANFWKQYWSYWRYPQYNAVRFFMTIVVGVMFGVIFWNKAKKTHKQQDLMNLLGGMYAAMLFLGAMNASSVQPVVAIERTIFYRERAAGMYSALPYAFGQVAIEAIYNAIQTAVYSLILYSMIGFDWKATSFFWFYYYILMCFMYFTLYGMMIVALTPGHQVAAICMSFFLSFWNLFSGFIIPRTQIPVWWRWYYWASPVSWTLYGLITSQLGDKNAELEIPGAGSMGLKEFLKQNLGFDYDFLPVVAAAHVGWVILFMFVFAYGIKFLNFQRR; encoded by the exons ATGGCATCGGCACTGGCGGGGGATGATTTGGCCGTATCAACTAGCAGTCGCCGGAGCTGGACAACGGCGAGTTTCAGGGATGCATGGACGGCAGCGCCGGACGTGTTCAACGTGAGCGGCCGCCACGTGTATGAGGACGACGAGGAAGAGCTCAAATGGGCTGCCATAGACCGCTTGCCAACTTTTGAACGCATGAGAAAAGGCGTCCTCAAGCACGTGCTCGACGATGGACATGTGATGCTCGATGAAGTCGATGTTTCCAACCTTTGCTTACATGACAAGAAGCTCTTAATTGACAGCATACTTAAGATTGTCGAGGAAGACAATGAAAAATTCCTACGCAGACTTAGAAATAGAGTTGATAG AGTAGGGATTGAAATTCCGAAGATTGAAGTTCGGTGCGAGAATTTATCTGTGGAGGGTGATGTGCATGTTGGGAGTAGAGCACTTCCTACCCTGCTTAATGCTACTCTCAATGCTTTTGAG AGTGTTCTGGGAATGTTTCACCTTGCACCATCCAAGAAGAGGGAAATCCAGATTCTTAAAGATGTTAGTGGAATCGTTAAACCCTCAAG GATGACTCTCCTTTTGGGTCCTCCATCTTCGGGGAAAACAACATTGCTTTTGGCGCTTGCAGGGAAACTTGATCGTGATTTAAGG GTGTCTGGGAGGATCACTTACTGTGGCCATGAGCTAAATGAATTTGTTCCACAAAAAACCTGTGCCTATATCAGTCAACACGACATTCACTATGGAGAAATGACAGTGAGAGAGACATTAGATTTTTCAGGACGTTGTCTAGGTGTTGGTACTAGGTATGAAGCATTAGTGGAACTGTCAAGAAGGGAGAGAGAAGCAGGAATAAAGCCAGACCCTGAGATTGATGCATTCATGAAGGCTATAGCCTTGTCAGGTCAAAAAACCAATTTGGTAACAGATTATGTACTCAAG ATCCTTGGATTGGATATTTGTGCCGACATTGTGGTTGGAGATGAGATGAGAAGAGGCATCTCTGGTGGACAGAAGAAGCGAGTAACAAcag GGGAGATGCTGGTAGGACCGGCAAAGGCACTATTTATGGATGAAATATCAACAGGATTAGACAGTTCCACCACCTTTCAGATATGCAAGTTCATGAGGCAAATGGTTCATGTAATGGACGTAACCATGGTGATTTCGCTTCTACAACCCGCACCAGAGACATTTGAACTCTTTGATGACATTATCCTACTTTCAGAAGGTCAAATTGTATATCAAGGTCCACGTGAGAATGGGTTAGAGTTCTTTGAACACATGGGTTTCAAGTGTCCTGAGAGAAAAGGAGTTACTGATTTTTTACAAGAAGTAACATCCAAGAAAGACCAGCAACAATATTGGTCTAGAAAAGATGAACCTTACAGATATGTTTCCGTTTCAGAATTTGTGCAAGCCTTTAGTTCATTTGACATAGGAGAGCAACTTGCCACTGAGCTTGGAGTTCCCTATGATAAGAGACAAGCCCACCCAGCTGCCTTAGTGAAAGACAAGTATGGTATAACAAACTGGGAACTATTTAAGGCATGTTTTTCAAGGGAATGGCTACTCATGAAGCGCAGttcttttgtttatatattcAAGACAACACAGATAACAATCATGTCTATTATTACATTTACTGTGTTCCTTAGAACAGAAATGTCAGTGGGAACTGTTGAAGATGGACAAAAATTCTTTGGAGCATTATTCTTTTCGCTAATAAACGTGATGTTTAATGGGATGGCAGAACTATCTATGACTGTTTTTAGGCTTCCTGTCTTTTACAAACAAAGGGATTTCAGGTTCTACCCTGCATGGGCATTTGGTTTGCCTATATGGCTTCTCAGGATCCCTCTGTCCATTATGGAATCAGGGATATGGATTGCCCTTACATATTACACCATAGGGTTTGCTCCTTCTGCTAGCAG ATTTATCCGGCAATTCTTGGCATTATTTGCCATTCATCAGATGGCTCTCTCTTTATTTCGGTTCCTTGCTGCAGCTGGTAGAACACTAGTTGTTGCTAATACACTGGGTACCTTGTCCCTGCAATTGGTATTTGTGCTAGGAGGTTTTGTTATTGCCAAAG ATGACATTGAGCCATGGATGATGTGGGGCTATTATCTATCTCCTATGATGTATGGTCAGAATGCCATAGTAATGAATGAATTCTTAGATAAAAGATGGAGTAAA CCAAATACAGACCCTAGAATTAATGCACCTACAGTTGGAAAGGTGCTTCTCAAATCTAGAGGCTTCTATACAGAAGAGTATTGGTTTTGGATCTGCATTGGAGCCTTGCTTGggttttctcttctcttcaatCTCTTATTCATTGTTGCTTTAACTTATTTGAATC CTTTGGGTTATTCAAAAGCAGTCATTGCCGATGAAGGTGACAAAAAGAATAACAAGTCATCCTCTAGCCAACATATTCTTGAAG CAGGAACAGACATGGCagtgaaagaatcttcagaaatgGCTAGTTCTTTGAACCAAGAACCAAGAAGGGGAATGGTTCTACCATTTCAACCTCTTTCACTTGCATTCAATCATATTAGCTACTATGTAGATATGCCTGCA GAAATGAGGAGTCGAGGAATCAATAAAGATCGACTTCAACTACTACAAGATGTTAGTGGTGCTTTTAGACCAGGAATTTTGACAGCACTTGTGGGTGTTAGTGGTGCTGGAAAGACAACCCTTATGGATGTATTAGCTGGAAGAAAAACAGGAGGATACATTGAAGGAAGTATTAGCATCTCAGGTTACCCAAAGAACCAAGCAACATTTGCTCGTATCAGCGGTTATTGTGAACAAAATGACATCCATTCTCCACATGTTACTGTATATGAATCACTATTATTTTCAGCATGGCTTCGCCTTCCTTCAGATGTAAATGCACAAAAGCGAAAG ATGTTTGTTGAAGAAGTTATGGAGTTGGTTGAGCTTAACCAAATCAGAGATGCACTAGTGGGTCTTCCAGGAGTGGATGGTCTATCAACAGAACAAAGGAAAAGGCTTACTATTGCGGTAGAATTGGTTGCCAACCCTTCAATTATCTTCATGGATGAACCAACATCTGGCCTTGATGCTAGAGCTGCTGCTATTGTCATGCGAACTGTGAGAAATACAGTAGACACAGGGAGAACCGTTGTGTGCACAATTCATCAACCAAGCATAGACATTTTTGAAGCTTTTGATGAG ATTTTGTTGATGAAAAGAGGAGGACAAGTTATCTATGCTGGACCTCTTGGTCGTCACTCACACAAGCTAATAGAATATTTTGAA GGTATCCCAGGGGTTCCAAAAATCAAGGATGGTTATAATCCTGCCTCATGGATGCTTGATATCAGCTCTACAACAATGGAGGCTAATCTTGAGGTAGATTTTGCAGAGATTTATGCTAAGTCTACCCTCTACCG GAGGAATCAAGAACTTATTGAGGAGCTCAGTACCCCAGTACCAGATTCCAAGGACTTGCACTTCCCAACCAAATATTCCCAATCGTTTTTTGTTCAGTGCAAAGCTAATTTCTGGAAACAATATTGGTCCTACTGGAGATATCCTCAGTATAATGCTGTCCGATTCTTTATGACAATTGTTGTGGGAGTAATGTTTGGTGTGATTTTCTGGAATAAAGCCAAAAAGAC CCATAAACAACAAGATTTGATGAATCTTTTGGGAGGCATGTATGCTGCTATGCTTTTTCTTGGAGCCATGAATGCTTCATCAGTGCAACCAGTTGTTGCCATTGAAAGAACTATCTTCTATCGTGAAAGAGCAGCAGGGATGTACTCTGCATTGCCCTATGCATTTGGCCAG GTGGCAATAGAGGCAATTTATAATGCAATTCAAACAGCAGTTTACTCTCTTATCCTTTACTCAATGATTGGGTTTGATTGGAAGGcaacaagcttcttttggttCTACTACTATATATTAATGTGCTTTATGTACTTCACGTTGTATGGAATGATGATTGTAGCACTAACACCGGGTCACCAGGTTGCTGCAATTTGTATGTCCTTCTTCTTGAGTTTCTGGAACTTGTTCTCTGGCTTTATCATTCCTAGGACG CAAATTCCTGTGTGGTGGAGATGGTATTATTGGGCTTCTCCTGTTTCTTGGACACTATATGGCCTTATTACCTCACAACTGGGTGACAAAAATGCAGAATTGGAGATACCAGGTGCTGGAAGCATGGGATTGAAGGAATTCCTTAAACAAAACTTGGGTTTTGACTATGATTTCCTTCCCGTTGTTGCTGCTGCTCATGTAGGCTGGGTTATCCTCTTCATGTTCGTTTTTGCCTATGGCATCAAATTCTTGAATTTCCAAAGGAGATAG